A genomic segment from Ornithorhynchus anatinus isolate Pmale09 chromosome 16, mOrnAna1.pri.v4, whole genome shotgun sequence encodes:
- the ZBTB8A gene encoding zinc finger and BTB domain-containing protein 8A isoform X1 — translation MEISSHQFHLLQQLNEQRRQDVFCDCSILVEGKVFKAHRNVLFASSGYFKMLLSQSSKETSQPTTATFQAFSPDTFTVILDFVYSGKLSLTGQNVIEVMSAASFLQMTDVISVCKTFIKSSLDISEKEKDRYFSLSDKDANSNGVERASFYGPGWRAESSPPHPHLSPDQGTGAMGGNSWSNYNYYPPSQRNVQPPLSKHEQRQDSNKKSTRHLALPQSSDVPPYKTSKQEDRASEPAGPNPQPEEQIDAEVDSTHGGYQYDRGCDVTPRNLTGSQQEHESPRSASKSPKADESYANMPLILGVMGSWTEDDLPRMRFKCPFCTHVVKRKADLKRHLRCHTGERPYPCEACGKRFSRLDHLSSHFRTIHQACKLICRKCKRHVTDLTGQVVQEGTRRYRLCNECLAEAGIDSVPIDLDAEQSVASSSDGEKGSRWHLRGEESRSYVEIVEDGSADLVIQQVDDSDDEEEEKEIKPNIR, via the exons ATGGAGATTTCTTCTCATCAGTTTCACCTTCTGCAGCAACTGAATGAGCAGCGCAGGCAAGATGTGTTTTGCGACTGCAGTATCCTAGTTGAAGGAAAGGTCTTCAAAGCCCATCGGAACGTGCTGTTTGCTAGCAGCGGCTACTTTAAAATGCTTCTTTCCCAGAGTTCCAAGGAAACCAGTCAGCCTACCACGGCTACATTTCAGGCCTTTTCTCCCGACACTTTTACCGTGATCCTGGATTTCGTGTATTCGGGCAAACTCTCGCTGACCGGTCAAAATGTCATAGAAGTGATGTCGGCCGCCAGCTTCCTTCAGATGACCGACGTCATAAGCGTCTGTAAGACCTTCATCAAATCCTCACTGGACATTAGCGAGAAAGAAAAGGATCGCTATTTCAGTCTGTCAGACAAAGACGCCAATTCCAACGGGGTGGAACGAGCCTCCTTCTACGGGCCTGGTTGGAGAGCCGAAAGCAGCCCTCCTCATCCTCACCTAAGCCCCGATCAAGGGACGGGCGCCATGGGTGGGAATTCCTGGAGCAATTACAATTACTACCCGCCTTCCCAAAGGAACGTCCAGCCGCCGCTGTCCAAGCATGAGCAGAGGCAAGATTCCAATAAGAAGTCCACCCGGCACCTAGCCTTGCCGCAGTCTTCTGACGTTCCTCCCtacaagacaagtaaacaggaagaTCGCGCTTCCGAGCCTGCCGGCCCCAACCCCCAACCGGAAGAGCAAATTGATGCGGAAGTGGACTCCACCCATGGTGGGTACCAGTATGATCGTGGATGTGATGTTACACCTAGAAACTTAACAGGGTCCCAACAAGAACACGAATCCCCTCGGTCTGCTTCCAAATCTCCAAAGGCAGATGAATCCTATGCTAACATGCCCTTAATTTTAGGTGTGATGGGCAGCTGGACTGAAG ATGATCTGCCTCGGATGAGATTCAAGTGCCCGTTCTGCACCCACGTGGTGAAGCGGAAAGCGGATCTCAAACGCCATCTTCGCTGTCATACTGGGGAAAGGCCTTATCCTTGCGAGGCCTGTGGAAAAAGATTTAGCAGGCTGGATCACCTAAGTAGCCATTTTCGAACA ATTCACCAGGCCTGCAAGCTAATCTGCAGGAAGTGCAAACGCCACGTGACCGATCTAACAGGACAGGTGGTACAGGAGGGCACGAGGCGCTACAGACTGTGTAACGAATGCCTGGCAGAAGCTGGTATTGACAGCGTGCCCATCGATTTGGACGCTGAACAGTCTGTTGCCTCCTCTTCAGACGGAGAGAAGGGCTCGAGGTGGCACTTGCGTGGAGAGGAGAGCAGATCGTACGTGGAAATCGTAGAAGACGGCTCTGCCGACCTGGTTATCCAACAGGTCGACGACAGTGACgacgaagaagaagaaaaagaaattaagCCCAACATTAGGTAG
- the ZBTB8A gene encoding zinc finger and BTB domain-containing protein 8A isoform X2 translates to MEISSHQFHLLQQLNEQRRQDVFCDCSILVEGKVFKAHRNVLFASSGYFKMLLSQSSKETSQPTTATFQAFSPDTFTVILDFVYSGKLSLTGQNVIEVMSAASFLQMTDVISVCKTFIKSSLDISEKEKDRYFSLSDKDANSNGVERASFYGPGWRAESSPPHPHLSPDQGTGAMGGNSWSNYNYYPPSQRNVQPPLSKHEQRQDSNKKSTRHLALPQSSDVPPYKTSKQEDRASEPAGPNPQPEEQIDAEVDSTHDDLPRMRFKCPFCTHVVKRKADLKRHLRCHTGERPYPCEACGKRFSRLDHLSSHFRTIHQACKLICRKCKRHVTDLTGQVVQEGTRRYRLCNECLAEAGIDSVPIDLDAEQSVASSSDGEKGSRWHLRGEESRSYVEIVEDGSADLVIQQVDDSDDEEEEKEIKPNIR, encoded by the exons ATGGAGATTTCTTCTCATCAGTTTCACCTTCTGCAGCAACTGAATGAGCAGCGCAGGCAAGATGTGTTTTGCGACTGCAGTATCCTAGTTGAAGGAAAGGTCTTCAAAGCCCATCGGAACGTGCTGTTTGCTAGCAGCGGCTACTTTAAAATGCTTCTTTCCCAGAGTTCCAAGGAAACCAGTCAGCCTACCACGGCTACATTTCAGGCCTTTTCTCCCGACACTTTTACCGTGATCCTGGATTTCGTGTATTCGGGCAAACTCTCGCTGACCGGTCAAAATGTCATAGAAGTGATGTCGGCCGCCAGCTTCCTTCAGATGACCGACGTCATAAGCGTCTGTAAGACCTTCATCAAATCCTCACTGGACATTAGCGAGAAAGAAAAGGATCGCTATTTCAGTCTGTCAGACAAAGACGCCAATTCCAACGGGGTGGAACGAGCCTCCTTCTACGGGCCTGGTTGGAGAGCCGAAAGCAGCCCTCCTCATCCTCACCTAAGCCCCGATCAAGGGACGGGCGCCATGGGTGGGAATTCCTGGAGCAATTACAATTACTACCCGCCTTCCCAAAGGAACGTCCAGCCGCCGCTGTCCAAGCATGAGCAGAGGCAAGATTCCAATAAGAAGTCCACCCGGCACCTAGCCTTGCCGCAGTCTTCTGACGTTCCTCCCtacaagacaagtaaacaggaagaTCGCGCTTCCGAGCCTGCCGGCCCCAACCCCCAACCGGAAGAGCAAATTGATGCGGAAGTGGACTCCACCCATG ATGATCTGCCTCGGATGAGATTCAAGTGCCCGTTCTGCACCCACGTGGTGAAGCGGAAAGCGGATCTCAAACGCCATCTTCGCTGTCATACTGGGGAAAGGCCTTATCCTTGCGAGGCCTGTGGAAAAAGATTTAGCAGGCTGGATCACCTAAGTAGCCATTTTCGAACA ATTCACCAGGCCTGCAAGCTAATCTGCAGGAAGTGCAAACGCCACGTGACCGATCTAACAGGACAGGTGGTACAGGAGGGCACGAGGCGCTACAGACTGTGTAACGAATGCCTGGCAGAAGCTGGTATTGACAGCGTGCCCATCGATTTGGACGCTGAACAGTCTGTTGCCTCCTCTTCAGACGGAGAGAAGGGCTCGAGGTGGCACTTGCGTGGAGAGGAGAGCAGATCGTACGTGGAAATCGTAGAAGACGGCTCTGCCGACCTGGTTATCCAACAGGTCGACGACAGTGACgacgaagaagaagaaaaagaaattaagCCCAACATTAGGTAG